In one Andrena cerasifolii isolate SP2316 chromosome 2, iyAndCera1_principal, whole genome shotgun sequence genomic region, the following are encoded:
- the LOC143378499 gene encoding uncharacterized protein LOC143378499, whose protein sequence is MGEKTFNLTWNNHLANLSGLFEGLYKSGSLTDTTLACQGGMLRAHRLVLAACSPYFERVFKEHYGEQPILILKGVAVEEMECLLDFMYRGSIDVAEEHLPSLIKTATDLEIRGLSGDQRNQENNRSPYTRVEARMQRCHIETRVHTTEYTKEPSVIPFLPKQSSVESLEDHIKVEEIEVEDDPMVIDGHEDSFDEPLRSSETQIRRMPPPMYRRETRFKGQKRVSVGRTTRNSDPPEFRSKERVILKQDSTRDESYENLSNMVKSEPSFNTRSTDPTVPDIQMNDDLQERDESLDSSKSTEDISRLTIKKKSDIPSKRAGLNDGKETRMILPKSDRAQYKPFSCDLCTLAFTRASHLARHRRVHTGERPFACSICPRMFARQDKLKQHLDSHMQWPKRKTSLSNSSCQLATSTPAKGKRGRPRKVNLEQSAMEEILKFGEFSSLLNKSRSTNSRDKDDNFLSTDNERKVTDQEEDTAEQRDEDTEKDTETDVDIDKDRNNYGSQVGND, encoded by the exons ATGGGCGAGAAGACGTTCAACCTTACGTGGAACAATCACCTGGCGAACTTGTCTGGGTTGTTTGAAGGGCTGTACAAAAGTGGTTCATTGACTGACACAACCTTAGCTTGTCAAGGTGGTATGCTGCGGGCACACAGGTTGGTCTTAGCAGCATGTAGCCCTTACTTCGAAAGGGTTTTTAAGGAACACTACGGTGAACAGCCAATTCTTATCTTAAAAG GTGTCGCAGTTGAAGAGATGGAGTGTCTCTTAGACTTCATGTATCGAGGTTCCATTGATGTCGCTGAGGAACATTTACCCTCCCTGATAAAAACAGCGACGGATCTGGAAATCCGTGGCCTTTCCGGTGATCAAAGGAACCAGGAGAACAATCGTAGTCCATACACGAGAGTCGAGGCGCGGATGCAACGGTGTCACATAGAAACAAGGGTTCACACAACCGAGTACACGAAGGAACCATCCGTGATTCCTTTTCTGCCGAAACAGTCTTCCGTAGAATCGTTGGAGGATCACATCAAGGTGGAAGAAATCGAGGTGGAGGATGATCCGATGGTAATCGATGGACACGAGGATTCATTCGACGAACCACTCCGATCTTCGGAAACTCAAATC AGACGTATGCCACCACCAATGTATAGACGGGAAACAAGATTTAAAGGCCAGAAAAGAGTCTCCGTAGGACGTACTACAAGGAACAGCGACCCCCCCGAATTCAGGTCGAAGGAACGCGTTATTTTAAAGCAAGATTCAACGAGGGATGAAAGTTATGAAAATTTGTCGAACATGGTTAAATCTGAGCCGAGTTTTAACACCAGGTCGACAGATCCAACGGTACCGGACATACAGATGAACGACGACTTACAAGAACGAGATGAAAGTCTG GATTCTTCGAAGAGTAcagaagatatttcaagattaaCGATTAAGAAAAAGAGCGACATCCCTTCAAAGAGGGCAGGGCTGAACGACGGAAAAGAAACCAGAATGATACTGCCTAAATCCGACAGGGCACAGTATAAACCTTTTTCCTGCGACCTTTGCACTCTGGCCTTCACACGAGCCTCTCATTTAGCTAGACACAGAAGAGTTCACACAGGCGAAAGACCGTTTGCTTGCAGCATTTGTCCACGGATGTTTGCTAGGCAGGACAAACTAAAACAGCACCTGGACTCGCACATGCAATGGCCAAAGAGGAAGACTAGTTTGTCGAATTCTAGCTGCCAGTTGGCAACGTCTACACCTGCTAAAGGAAAAAGAGGCAGACCGCGGAAG GTGAACTTAGAACAATCAGCCATGgaggaaattttgaaatttggcGAGTTCAGTTCTTTACTGAACAAATCCCGTTCTACAAATTCAAGAGACAAAGATGACAATTTCCTGTCCACCGATAACGAGAGGAAAGTCACGGATCAAGAAGAGGATACTGCAGAACAAAGGGATGAAGATACGGAAAAGGATACAGAGACGGATGTAGACATAGACAAGGATAGAAATAATTACGGTTCGCAAGTTGGAAATGATTAA